A window of Diabrotica virgifera virgifera chromosome 9, PGI_DIABVI_V3a contains these coding sequences:
- the LOC126891080 gene encoding putative uncharacterized protein DDB_G0288537, whose amino-acid sequence MCMVLWDTLHPLYLKSLSTKQDWLHIVNGFKTRWNFPHCLGAFDGKHVTIQAPAKSGSLFFNYKKQFSIVLLAVCDSQYRFTLVDIGAYGSQSDGGIFKESVFGTRFEQQAFNILDPEVLDETFNIEMPPNGYKNQYNNGPNNYQNNQNPNRNQYSSNNPNFNQQRPSFSSQNQNQNRPSVIQRNENFQRAHVLNEYPDEMTTNYCTDDYYTDNYYNTDNYETDYYTENNIQTDNFYETNNTLDTENYQDFLSLQNQNHPPNHTNHSTDITNIQEQIQALNLDNFHPYLNFPEQRFL is encoded by the exons ATGTGCATGGTACTTTGGGATACCCTCCATCCTTTATATCTGAAGTCTCTTTCTACCAAGCAGGATTGGCTTCACATTGTAAATGGTTTTAAAACAAGATGGAACTTTCCTCATTGTTTAGGAGCCTTTGATGGAAAGCATGTCACCATTCAAGCGCCTGCTAAAAGTGGATCATTGTTTTTTAACTATAAGAAGCAATTTAGTATTGTACTTTTAGCAGTCTGTGACAGCCAATACAGATTTACACTGGTAGATATTGGAGCGTATGGATCTCAAAGTGATGGAGGGATATTTAAAGAAAGCGTATTTGGAACACGTTTTGAACAACAGGCGTTCAATATCCTTGATCCTGAAGTTTTGGATGAAACTTTCAATATTGAAATGCC GCCTAACGGTTATAAAAACCAATATAATAATGGACCTAACAACTATCAAAACAATCAAAACCCTAATAGGAATCAATATTCCTCCAACAATCCAAATTTCAACCAACAGAGACCTTCCTTTTCAtctcaaaatcaaaatcaaaatcgtCCATCAGTTATTCAAAGAAACGAAAATTTTCAAAGGGCACATGTTTTAAATGAATACCCTGATGAAATGACGACTAACTATTGTACAGacgattactatacagataaTTATTATAATACCGATAACTATGAAACAGATTATTATACAGAAAATAATATACAAACAGATAACTTTTACGAAACCAATAACACACTCGACACAGAAAATTATCAGGATTTTCTTTCACTTCAGAATCAAAATCATCCTCCCAACCATACGAACCATTCAACGGATATTACGAATATCCAAGAACAAATCCAAGCACTCAACTTAGACAATTTTCATCCGTATCTCAATTTTCCCGAACAAAGGTTCCTGTAA